A single genomic interval of Desulfatiglans anilini DSM 4660 harbors:
- a CDS encoding adenylate/guanylate cyclase domain-containing protein produces the protein MLKRPKLDSLQKKIAVFLLLPLTIALLGLGFFGFFFAKEVMLNEWREAAILKLQRSAHHIDMRLQAPIEWMEMFHRTGRLEDNDAQQWILDELRQMPGVLNVALTWLDPRHMSVPGFTGHGGMMDRQPGSGMSMSMRMMRFEQARIADVSPPAYNTLTGEQSVTLTSQLNDERGETLGILTVTISFDYIMQDILNLSWWQSDTVYLVDRHGRIISQTARAPLTRKRLGETGDPLELELLLQIQNNSHGTILGPGHPPEMVWGYYHIEEAPWTIVLFASGKRVLAPILTFRLYYGIAASLSILVLIGFIRFMVGRSVKSIAELSRAAERVAVGDYRTLEEAGSDEISQLVRSFNTMVEGLKERDLIVDTFGRYMDPDIARQLMQRPESLRMGGEKREVAILMSDLRHFTPICETRRPEEIIRILNRYLSAVIPIIQEHHGIIVDFFGDGILAFFDPLDGPVAPSARHAAACAVEMQEAMTALNRAAPRLGLPELHMGIGLHAGEVVVGNIGSEARAKYGIVGAPVNLTQRIQSEALPGQVVCSDAIGRYIFADHRPVSMVAVKLKGVTNPVNVSVIHQATS, from the coding sequence TTGCTGAAACGCCCGAAATTGGACTCTCTCCAGAAGAAAATCGCCGTTTTTCTGCTTTTGCCGCTGACGATCGCATTGCTCGGCCTGGGGTTTTTCGGTTTCTTTTTCGCGAAGGAAGTCATGCTGAACGAGTGGCGGGAGGCGGCCATCCTCAAGCTGCAGCGGTCCGCCCACCACATCGACATGCGCCTCCAGGCCCCCATCGAGTGGATGGAGATGTTTCATCGCACGGGAAGGCTCGAGGACAACGACGCTCAGCAGTGGATCCTCGATGAGCTGCGGCAGATGCCGGGTGTCCTGAATGTTGCGCTGACCTGGCTGGACCCCCGGCACATGTCCGTACCCGGCTTCACCGGCCACGGCGGCATGATGGACCGGCAGCCCGGAAGCGGCATGAGCATGAGCATGAGGATGATGCGTTTCGAGCAGGCGAGGATAGCGGACGTCAGCCCTCCCGCCTACAATACGCTGACCGGTGAGCAATCCGTCACCCTCACCTCGCAGCTGAACGACGAGAGGGGAGAAACGCTGGGGATCCTGACGGTCACCATCAGCTTCGATTACATCATGCAGGACATCCTCAATCTGAGCTGGTGGCAAAGCGACACCGTCTATCTCGTCGACCGGCACGGGCGCATCATCTCACAGACCGCCCGGGCGCCCCTGACGCGCAAGCGGCTGGGAGAAACGGGCGACCCGCTCGAACTGGAGCTGCTTCTCCAGATCCAGAACAACTCTCACGGCACCATCCTCGGCCCGGGGCACCCGCCGGAGATGGTCTGGGGATATTACCACATCGAGGAGGCTCCCTGGACCATCGTCCTGTTCGCATCGGGGAAAAGGGTGCTTGCCCCGATCCTCACCTTCAGGCTCTACTATGGCATAGCAGCCTCCCTTTCGATCCTCGTCCTCATTGGGTTCATCCGCTTCATGGTCGGCCGTTCGGTCAAGAGCATCGCCGAACTCTCCCGGGCAGCCGAAAGGGTGGCCGTCGGCGATTACCGGACTTTAGAGGAAGCCGGATCCGACGAGATCAGCCAACTCGTTCGGAGCTTCAACACCATGGTGGAGGGCCTCAAGGAGCGGGACCTCATCGTGGACACCTTCGGGCGTTACATGGATCCCGACATCGCCAGACAGCTCATGCAGCGTCCGGAATCCCTCAGGATGGGAGGAGAAAAGCGGGAAGTGGCCATCCTCATGTCCGACCTGAGGCATTTCACGCCCATCTGTGAAACGCGCCGCCCCGAGGAGATCATCCGCATCCTCAACCGGTATCTTTCGGCCGTCATTCCGATTATCCAGGAACATCACGGCATCATCGTCGATTTTTTCGGGGACGGCATCCTCGCCTTCTTCGATCCGCTGGACGGGCCCGTCGCACCCTCCGCGCGGCATGCCGCCGCCTGTGCGGTCGAGATGCAGGAGGCTATGACCGCTTTGAACCGCGCCGCCCCCCGCCTCGGACTGCCGGAACTCCACATGGGCATCGGCCTGCACGCCGGAGAGGTCGTCGTCGGGAACATCGGGTCCGAGGCCCGCGCCAAATACGGGATCGTCGGGGCGCCGGTGAATCTCACCCAAAGGATCCAGTCCGAGGCCCTCCCCGGTCAGGTCGTATGCTCCGATGCGATCGGCCGGTACATTTTCGCGGATCACCGGCCCGTCAGCATGGTCGCCGTAAAACTGAAGGGGGTCACCAATCCAGTCAACGTGAGCGTCATCCACCAAGCAACATCTTGA
- a CDS encoding Npt1/Npt2 family nucleotide transporter: MRNLLSKWLKIYPDEFGLFIWSTLLLFLIRSGNVLFDNFAETAFLKRFGVEYLPVVYMVNSITTFVLMGIVTGIMVKLPGSRLLAYMQLFCGLSVAALRLVIPLGFDYIYPLFFILKAQYEVLLGLVFWNLANDLFNTRQSKRLFPLITAGGVLGGVIGSFATPSLAKAITIDNILWIYLAVSMLGAFMVQRMGVRFPSILFIDSPDQEKGKKKKNRSSLIEEFKKVGPMIKESKLVKILVVLTLMPNIVIPIINYQFNFAADQQFATESGMLLFFGYFRGAMNVISLVILLFVGRIYGRWGLPVALMFHPFNYILAFLAFLFRFDILSAMYARISTTVLRNTINNPGRAVLVGLVHPAYRAVIRPFLRGTIVRIGTLAGSGIIMLCEGLIHPRFLSVIACTFVGIWLLATFILKRDYPKILLDLISRNMLDLKSIEGKELNQIFTDRKVRTELTEACASSRNDDCLWYARLLKSLDVSGLDDVILSALPQQDEKTRIALLAMLSPQAGEKAIPVLESLSAEAGPELMAAILQASNRLPAGLSRDFNLKVIDARQDPLIKAWAVAGLYPQAPSDYASIVADWFASGHLEGKKAAAIAAGGSGDGAYLPRLQKMLAKEDDPALLVLVLEAIRRLAPADINALVEPFLGHQEENVRMAALRAYVIADDAASRRAIRLLDDPSDLIHEYAAEKLQEAPYQSVELFLESLTAPSRRVREGLFRVLETLDIKDLDVIRFARSQLQEAYTCLVVKDALLQQPESEQGRMLADHLEQKKDLLVENIIRLLAAQDTSGQMRLIWRGISSTNKTQRSNSIEALDSRIDASLSKILMPLLEGLSVSEALETGRKNYSLPRFNPSNPSDLYRYLLTSGDWVNVLFTLSLVAAQETPIVEKEHIQELTEADNPFVQRMAHHALRRLEGTGSERKDDMEEEITIPDKVLRLKGIQIFEGLSVNELAAIASVTEEIVVEPGEIVIREGESGDTLYLIIQGRVAVLKGYAEKAEGKEGVELAQISDGDYFGEMALFEDAPRSATIRTLDKSRLLVLHKREFTEIVREYPQIALHICRALSQRIRELHSKVRTG, encoded by the coding sequence ATGCGAAACCTCTTGAGCAAGTGGCTCAAAATCTACCCCGACGAGTTCGGTCTGTTCATCTGGTCAACCCTGCTCCTTTTTCTGATTAGAAGCGGCAACGTCCTCTTCGACAACTTCGCTGAAACCGCCTTCCTGAAGCGCTTCGGCGTCGAATATCTCCCTGTCGTCTACATGGTCAACTCCATAACCACCTTTGTCCTCATGGGCATCGTGACGGGGATTATGGTCAAGCTGCCGGGGAGCCGCCTGCTCGCCTACATGCAGCTCTTCTGCGGCCTCAGCGTCGCAGCGCTGAGGCTGGTCATTCCATTGGGCTTCGACTACATCTACCCGCTCTTCTTCATCCTCAAGGCGCAATACGAGGTCCTGCTGGGCCTGGTCTTCTGGAACCTCGCGAACGACCTCTTCAACACCCGCCAATCGAAGCGTCTCTTTCCGCTCATTACAGCGGGAGGAGTCCTCGGCGGTGTGATCGGCAGCTTCGCGACCCCGTCTCTGGCCAAGGCCATCACCATCGACAACATCCTCTGGATCTACCTGGCCGTGTCAATGCTCGGGGCCTTCATGGTGCAGCGGATGGGGGTGCGCTTCCCCTCCATCCTGTTCATCGACAGCCCCGACCAGGAAAAAGGGAAGAAAAAGAAAAACCGCAGTTCGCTGATCGAGGAGTTCAAAAAAGTCGGTCCGATGATCAAGGAATCGAAGCTGGTCAAGATCCTCGTGGTCCTGACGCTGATGCCCAATATCGTCATCCCGATCATCAACTACCAGTTCAACTTCGCAGCGGATCAGCAGTTCGCCACCGAAAGCGGCATGCTCCTGTTCTTCGGCTATTTTCGGGGGGCGATGAACGTGATCAGTCTCGTCATCCTGCTCTTCGTAGGCCGCATCTACGGCCGGTGGGGGCTGCCGGTGGCCCTCATGTTCCACCCCTTCAACTATATTCTTGCGTTCCTGGCCTTCCTCTTCCGCTTCGACATCCTCTCCGCCATGTACGCGCGGATTTCCACTACCGTACTCCGGAATACCATCAACAACCCCGGGCGCGCCGTCCTGGTCGGCCTCGTACACCCGGCCTACCGCGCCGTCATCCGGCCTTTCCTCAGGGGCACGATCGTCCGGATCGGCACCCTGGCAGGCTCCGGCATCATCATGCTCTGCGAGGGGCTGATCCATCCCCGCTTCCTGTCGGTCATAGCCTGTACTTTCGTAGGCATCTGGCTGCTTGCGACCTTCATCCTCAAGCGGGATTACCCCAAAATCCTTCTGGACCTCATTTCGCGCAACATGCTCGACCTGAAATCCATCGAAGGCAAAGAGCTGAACCAGATCTTCACCGACCGGAAGGTCCGCACAGAACTGACCGAGGCCTGCGCCTCCAGCCGGAACGACGATTGCCTCTGGTATGCCAGGCTCTTGAAATCCCTGGACGTGAGCGGCCTCGACGACGTCATCCTCTCGGCCTTGCCCCAACAGGATGAAAAAACCCGCATCGCCCTCCTCGCCATGCTGTCGCCCCAAGCCGGCGAGAAGGCCATTCCCGTCCTAGAGTCTCTTTCCGCCGAGGCGGGCCCCGAGCTCATGGCGGCGATTCTCCAGGCATCGAACCGGCTGCCGGCCGGTCTCTCGAGGGATTTCAACCTCAAGGTCATCGACGCGCGGCAGGATCCCCTCATCAAGGCCTGGGCCGTCGCGGGGCTCTATCCGCAGGCGCCCTCCGACTACGCATCGATCGTGGCGGATTGGTTCGCATCCGGCCATCTCGAAGGGAAGAAGGCCGCCGCCATCGCCGCCGGCGGCTCGGGAGACGGAGCCTATCTTCCCCGGCTCCAAAAGATGCTCGCCAAGGAAGACGACCCGGCCTTGCTGGTCCTGGTGCTCGAGGCCATCAGGAGGCTCGCCCCGGCCGACATCAACGCGCTGGTGGAGCCCTTCCTCGGCCATCAGGAGGAAAACGTGAGGATGGCCGCCCTCCGGGCCTACGTTATCGCAGACGATGCCGCCTCCCGGAGGGCCATCCGCCTGCTCGACGATCCATCCGATCTCATCCATGAATACGCCGCTGAAAAACTTCAGGAGGCCCCCTATCAAAGCGTCGAACTTTTCCTGGAATCCCTGACAGCACCCAGCCGCCGCGTGCGGGAGGGGCTCTTCCGGGTGCTCGAGACGCTGGACATCAAGGACCTCGACGTCATTCGCTTCGCCCGCAGCCAACTTCAGGAAGCTTATACCTGTCTGGTCGTGAAGGACGCGCTGTTGCAGCAGCCCGAATCCGAGCAAGGGCGGATGCTCGCCGACCACCTGGAGCAGAAGAAGGACCTCCTCGTCGAAAATATCATCCGGCTCCTCGCCGCTCAGGACACCTCGGGGCAGATGCGTTTGATCTGGCGGGGAATCTCCTCAACGAACAAGACCCAGCGATCCAACAGCATCGAGGCCCTCGACAGCCGCATCGACGCCTCGCTGTCGAAAATCCTGATGCCCCTGCTGGAAGGCCTTTCCGTCTCCGAGGCCCTCGAGACCGGACGGAAAAACTACTCCCTGCCGCGCTTCAATCCGTCGAACCCGTCGGATCTATACCGCTATCTGCTGACTTCGGGCGACTGGGTCAACGTGCTTTTCACCCTGAGCCTCGTTGCCGCTCAAGAGACCCCCATCGTGGAGAAAGAACATATCCAGGAACTGACCGAAGCGGACAACCCGTTCGTGCAGCGGATGGCGCACCATGCGCTGCGCCGCCTGGAAGGCACCGGATCTGAAAGGAAGGATGACATGGAAGAGGAAATCACCATCCCTGACAAGGTGCTGCGTCTCAAGGGCATCCAGATCTTCGAAGGCCTCTCCGTCAACGAACTGGCTGCCATCGCCTCCGTCACCGAAGAGATCGTCGTCGAACCTGGCGAGATCGTCATCCGGGAAGGCGAATCGGGCGACACCCTGTACCTCATCATCCAAGGACGCGTCGCAGTCCTCAAGGGATATGCCGAAAAAGCCGAAGGCAAAGAAGGGGTCGAACTCGCGCAGATCAGCGATGGGGACTACTTTGGGGAAATGGCCCTTTTCGAGGACGCCCCGCGCTCAGCCACCATTCGTACCCTGGACAAGAGCCGGCTGCTGGTCCTCCACAAGCGTGAATTCACCGAGATCGTCCGGGAATACCCCCAGATCGCGCTGCACATCTGCAGGGCCCTAAGCCAGCGGATCAGGGAGCTGCACAGCAAGGTCAGGACAGGATAA
- a CDS encoding radical SAM protein, whose protein sequence is MRSGSLLQALQPDEGRLAAAMAGPRQDEAYSRAEAVFKELPLPEKVRLVEAFRPTIFQIESTSRCNLNCPLCSTHHLRRGYTEMPLEWVEGIAADNPAMHYACLHLMGEPLLSGSVFDIVASLKTRGIYTFFATNGMLLEEKAEAVVRSGLDKISISLDGMTQNDLGIYRRGADLEKILRGIEALRRERNRQKRSTPLIQVQTVMFPYNEAKEAALKRFIQGLGVDRIKFKKPSFESFGSRNEASGAFGRFAAGGQGKYSRRQEGYRPYRETAVCRLLFQGFVLSDGAVVPCCIDYDGEYAFGNLRERRWGEIWSSDARRSMLERFFEGRLDICRTCTLGYDYSTTVWENKP, encoded by the coding sequence ATGAGATCGGGGTCTTTGCTGCAGGCGCTGCAGCCTGACGAGGGGCGGCTTGCGGCTGCGATGGCCGGGCCCCGGCAGGACGAGGCTTACAGCCGGGCGGAAGCCGTCTTCAAAGAACTGCCGCTGCCCGAAAAAGTGAGACTGGTTGAGGCCTTTCGGCCCACCATCTTCCAGATCGAGAGCACCAGCCGGTGCAACCTCAATTGCCCGCTCTGCTCGACCCACCACCTGCGGCGGGGATATACCGAGATGCCGCTCGAATGGGTGGAAGGGATCGCCGCGGACAACCCTGCCATGCATTATGCCTGCCTTCATCTGATGGGGGAACCGCTCTTGTCCGGGTCCGTCTTCGATATCGTGGCAAGCTTGAAAACCAGGGGGATTTACACCTTTTTCGCCACCAACGGGATGCTCCTGGAGGAGAAGGCCGAGGCGGTCGTCCGAAGCGGCCTCGACAAGATTTCGATCTCCCTTGACGGGATGACGCAGAACGATCTGGGGATTTACCGCCGCGGGGCGGATCTCGAAAAGATCCTGAGAGGCATCGAGGCCCTGCGCCGGGAAAGGAACCGGCAGAAGCGGTCCACCCCCCTCATTCAGGTGCAGACGGTCATGTTCCCTTACAACGAAGCGAAGGAGGCGGCCCTGAAGCGCTTCATTCAGGGGCTCGGGGTCGATCGGATCAAGTTCAAGAAGCCCAGTTTCGAGAGCTTCGGGAGCCGGAATGAGGCGTCGGGAGCATTCGGCCGGTTCGCGGCCGGCGGGCAGGGGAAGTACTCGCGGCGGCAGGAGGGGTACAGGCCCTACCGGGAGACGGCTGTCTGCCGCCTGCTGTTTCAGGGATTCGTGCTCTCGGACGGAGCGGTGGTGCCCTGCTGCATCGATTATGACGGAGAATACGCCTTCGGGAATCTCAGGGAAAGACGTTGGGGGGAGATCTGGAGTTCCGATGCCAGGCGCAGCATGCTGGAGCGCTTTTTCGAGGGCCGCCTGGATATCTGCCGCACGTGCACCCTTGGCTATGACTATTCGACGACGGTCTGGGAAAACAAGCCCTGA
- a CDS encoding GNAT family N-acetyltransferase, giving the protein MTPFLALPALTAYLRRAGFAVRQADVSLHFFLEYLLTPERLEAMLAQILERPADGMSSTQQALVRDIRDRRDVWTDRTAQVRRFIEDLRQEAGFFDPERCIRAQTNLYRLLRMASLSWFPTSFTFNTFQHPGIEDYAGMIRFCDDRQANPFLDFYERTIPDLVARAAPRLVGISISTTHQAPGGLTLARLLKRRFPDVHVTLGGRHILRLRDAFEKEPDYLPEFAHSVVLQDGERPLAFLLDRLLSGRPWDDAPNVGFSRRGKWIETPICGHEPLPELPTPDFTDLDLRSYLSPVPILPIRFSEGCYWGKCAFCSRYDNRRFMTVPPERAVAHLAELHSRHETPCFTVNDDCLTAPYLAEVARGILDRGLRLDISLWCKPVGAFTADRLDLLAQAGVRLVRWGLETGHPRILKLMNKGTRLPETLRVLGDASRAGIWNHATVIFGFPGETREEAGETLRFLEENIDRIHSSIFFRFVLLKYSRIMQRPEDYAISEISESPSPFGSDHPFVCREGMDGAALTAFLEEAQTYRLKDLYGHPFWYYLRIREYLMLYVSRYGLDAVLNWKVSPGDLVRYDKGSRIQLFFERPADVPEKILDGICRLVELGGEVGLSWIRENLKKAWLIGYAVEGERVVATMTHKRPLERYRRRIEEKTGLNLDGYLERGYTAVRPDYRGMGLGDRLLKGLVARSPGWKIYVTIRMDNEPALRLTARNGMRLAATYINERTGHEIGVFAAGAAA; this is encoded by the coding sequence GTGACACCTTTCCTGGCCCTCCCCGCCCTGACGGCCTATTTGCGTCGGGCCGGTTTTGCCGTGCGGCAGGCTGATGTCAGCCTCCATTTTTTCCTGGAGTACCTGCTGACGCCGGAGCGGCTGGAAGCGATGCTGGCGCAGATCTTGGAAAGACCGGCGGACGGCATGTCCAGCACGCAGCAGGCCCTGGTCCGGGATATCCGGGACCGTCGTGATGTATGGACGGACCGCACCGCTCAGGTGCGCCGGTTTATAGAGGATCTCCGGCAGGAGGCGGGGTTTTTCGACCCCGAACGCTGCATCCGGGCTCAGACCAATCTCTACCGACTCCTGCGGATGGCATCGCTCTCATGGTTTCCGACCTCCTTTACCTTCAACACCTTCCAGCATCCCGGGATCGAGGATTACGCGGGGATGATCCGCTTCTGCGACGACCGGCAGGCCAACCCCTTCCTGGATTTCTACGAGCGGACCATCCCTGACCTGGTGGCGCGGGCAGCTCCTCGCCTGGTGGGAATATCCATCTCCACGACCCATCAGGCCCCCGGGGGTCTGACCCTGGCGAGACTTCTCAAACGGCGCTTCCCGGACGTCCACGTTACACTCGGAGGCCGCCATATCCTGCGCCTTCGGGATGCCTTCGAGAAAGAGCCGGACTATCTCCCTGAATTTGCGCACAGCGTGGTGCTCCAGGATGGAGAACGGCCTCTGGCCTTTCTCCTGGATCGGCTGTTATCGGGCCGGCCTTGGGATGATGCCCCCAATGTAGGCTTTTCGCGCCGGGGGAAATGGATCGAGACCCCGATTTGCGGGCATGAGCCTTTGCCGGAACTGCCCACGCCCGATTTTACGGATCTCGACCTCCGGAGCTATCTGTCGCCCGTCCCCATCCTGCCGATCCGTTTCTCGGAAGGGTGTTATTGGGGGAAGTGCGCCTTCTGCTCGCGCTACGACAACCGTCGTTTTATGACCGTCCCGCCGGAGCGGGCGGTCGCCCACCTGGCCGAACTGCACTCCCGGCATGAAACCCCCTGCTTTACTGTCAATGACGACTGCCTGACGGCCCCCTACCTGGCGGAGGTCGCCCGCGGGATCCTCGATCGAGGGCTTCGCCTCGACATCTCCCTCTGGTGCAAGCCGGTCGGCGCTTTTACGGCTGATCGGCTGGATCTCCTGGCCCAGGCCGGGGTCCGGCTGGTGCGGTGGGGGCTCGAGACGGGGCATCCGCGCATCCTGAAGCTCATGAACAAGGGAACCCGGCTGCCCGAAACCCTGAGGGTGCTTGGCGACGCCTCCAGGGCGGGGATATGGAACCACGCCACGGTCATCTTCGGCTTCCCTGGCGAGACCCGGGAGGAGGCCGGTGAGACGCTGCGTTTCCTAGAGGAAAACATCGACAGGATCCATTCTTCGATCTTTTTTCGTTTCGTGCTGCTCAAGTACTCCCGCATCATGCAGCGGCCGGAGGACTATGCCATATCCGAAATCAGCGAAAGCCCGAGCCCCTTCGGCTCCGATCACCCCTTCGTCTGCCGGGAAGGCATGGACGGGGCGGCCCTCACGGCCTTTCTCGAAGAGGCGCAGACTTACCGCCTGAAGGATCTGTACGGGCACCCTTTCTGGTACTATCTGCGCATTCGGGAATACCTGATGCTCTATGTCTCCCGGTATGGGCTCGATGCGGTCCTGAACTGGAAAGTGTCGCCGGGTGATCTGGTTCGATATGACAAGGGGTCGCGGATTCAGCTTTTTTTCGAACGTCCGGCGGATGTCCCCGAAAAGATCCTGGATGGTATTTGCCGCCTGGTCGAACTGGGGGGCGAGGTGGGGCTCAGCTGGATCCGGGAGAATCTGAAAAAGGCCTGGCTGATCGGCTACGCCGTCGAAGGGGAGCGGGTGGTGGCCACCATGACGCACAAGCGGCCTTTGGAGAGGTATCGGCGCCGGATCGAAGAAAAGACAGGGCTGAATCTCGACGGTTATCTCGAAAGGGGATATACGGCGGTGCGGCCCGATTACCGCGGCATGGGGCTCGGGGACCGGCTGCTCAAGGGTTTGGTGGCCCGTTCCCCCGGGTGGAAGATCTATGTCACGATCCGGATGGACAACGAGCCTGCGCTCCGTTTGACGGCGCGAAACGGCATGCGGCTTGCCGCCACCTATATCAACGAGAGGACAGGACATGAGATCGGGGTCTTTGCTGCAGGCGCTGCAGCCTGA
- a CDS encoding ATP-grasp domain-containing protein: protein MNIGILSARDRNYHPNQRLLEASRKRGHEARLIHPKHCRSLLAHGDMTIEGPGIRPEVLLPRIGATINDYALALIRHFELSGTQLINGFPAIALTRDKFLGLQTLAAGGIPVPRSILVSNPGNLERAVEDLGGCPVVVKALRSRQGEGVFLLEHPSDGAELVERFDARNLGLLVQEYIPPAGRLDVRLFVLGDWIPAAAALTPQEGNFRANIHQNGRARIFAPEPALVDLAIKAKRALGLDIAGVDIIIDRNGGPRVIEVNYSPGFKGLEAVSGLDIAAEIIHYVERVHARKNGDR, encoded by the coding sequence ATGAACATAGGTATCCTGAGTGCCAGAGATCGCAACTACCATCCGAACCAGAGGCTCCTCGAGGCCTCCCGTAAACGCGGACACGAAGCTCGTCTGATCCATCCGAAGCATTGCCGCTCCCTCCTTGCGCACGGAGACATGACGATCGAAGGCCCCGGCATCAGGCCGGAGGTGCTTCTGCCCCGCATCGGGGCCACCATCAATGATTACGCCCTCGCCCTGATCAGGCATTTCGAACTCTCGGGGACGCAACTCATCAACGGCTTTCCGGCCATCGCCCTCACTCGCGACAAATTCCTCGGGCTGCAGACCCTCGCGGCCGGCGGCATACCCGTGCCCCGGTCGATACTGGTCAGCAATCCCGGGAACCTCGAACGGGCGGTCGAAGACCTCGGCGGCTGTCCGGTCGTGGTCAAAGCCCTCAGAAGCCGCCAGGGTGAAGGGGTCTTTCTGCTCGAACATCCCTCGGACGGCGCAGAACTCGTAGAAAGGTTCGATGCGCGAAACCTCGGATTGCTGGTCCAGGAATACATTCCGCCGGCCGGCAGACTGGACGTGCGTCTCTTTGTCCTGGGAGACTGGATCCCCGCGGCCGCAGCCCTCACCCCCCAGGAGGGGAATTTCCGCGCCAACATCCATCAGAACGGCCGTGCACGCATCTTTGCCCCGGAGCCCGCCCTGGTTGATCTCGCTATCAAGGCGAAAAGGGCGCTCGGGCTGGACATCGCCGGCGTGGACATCATCATCGACCGGAACGGCGGCCCCCGGGTGATCGAGGTGAACTACTCGCCGGGGTTCAAAGGGCTCGAGGCGGTTTCAGGGCTGGACATTGCAGCCGAGATCATCCATTATGTCGAACGGGTGCACGCACGGAAGAACGGAGACCGCTGA
- a CDS encoding glutathione synthetase, producing MKIAFLMDRLDSIDPVNETTSHLMYECNERGHTVYFLEPHDVYVRQNAVLARMRNVTVEPGLSIRRYWRALIRCMKKDELIFESVTELDALFLRKNPPLVYQTMEFLAPVNNRVFMINSTRGQILANSKLYTLNFPDIIPQTHISRDPVRLKKIIDDFGGAMVVKPLQRFGGEGVIKVSVRDRENLISLINYYVRTYQAYPNREPIMVQEYLDIVKSEGDVRILLLNGEILGAMRRKPRPGDFRTNIHAGASAHKHDITPREREICATISERLRRDGLYFVGIDIIGDKLIEVNCVSPGGIPRINRLNNVRLERNVIDFIETEVSKMKQDHS from the coding sequence ATGAAAATCGCCTTTCTGATGGATCGCCTGGACTCCATCGACCCCGTCAACGAGACCACCAGCCACCTCATGTACGAATGCAACGAGCGCGGCCATACGGTCTATTTCCTCGAGCCCCACGATGTCTACGTCCGGCAGAACGCGGTCCTGGCCCGTATGCGCAATGTCACGGTCGAACCGGGTCTCTCGATCCGCCGCTACTGGAGGGCGCTCATCCGTTGCATGAAAAAGGACGAACTCATCTTCGAAAGCGTGACGGAACTCGACGCCCTCTTTCTCCGCAAGAACCCGCCTCTGGTCTACCAGACCATGGAGTTCCTGGCGCCGGTCAACAACCGGGTCTTCATGATCAACAGCACCCGCGGCCAGATCCTTGCCAACAGCAAGCTTTACACGCTGAATTTCCCGGATATCATCCCACAGACGCACATCTCCCGCGACCCCGTCCGTCTCAAAAAGATCATCGACGACTTCGGCGGCGCCATGGTCGTCAAACCCCTGCAGCGGTTCGGCGGGGAGGGCGTCATCAAGGTCAGCGTCCGCGACCGCGAAAACCTGATCTCCCTCATCAACTACTATGTCCGGACCTACCAGGCATACCCCAACCGGGAACCGATCATGGTCCAGGAATATCTGGATATCGTCAAGAGTGAAGGGGATGTGCGCATCCTGCTCTTGAACGGTGAAATTCTCGGGGCGATGCGCCGAAAACCCCGCCCGGGGGATTTCAGAACGAACATTCATGCGGGGGCAAGCGCCCATAAACACGATATCACCCCGCGCGAAAGAGAAATCTGTGCTACAATCAGCGAAAGGCTCAGGAGGGACGGGCTCTACTTCGTGGGGATCGACATCATCGGCGACAAGCTCATCGAGGTCAACTGTGTCAGCCCGGGTGGAATCCCGCGCATCAACCGCCTCAACAACGTCCGCCTGGAGAGGAATGTGATCGATTTTATCGAAACCGAAGTCAGCAAGATGAAACAGGACCACTCGTAG